Proteins encoded within one genomic window of Rhododendron vialii isolate Sample 1 chromosome 1a, ASM3025357v1:
- the LOC131299749 gene encoding putative disease resistance RPP13-like protein 1, with protein MAEIFLGAFVNVLVDRLASGDLWNFARTERIGTQLTKWSSMLAQVQAVVADAEEKQITNLGVNLWLSDLEDLSYDMDDLLDEFATEALRRKVKEEHRASTSTVRALIPNCCTSFNPSMLVSDFRMRSEMNEISTRLQDLFNRRMGLGLKNIAAGWCGQASQRQPTSPLIIEPCLYGRDNDKNAIIELLMSEQSGDNKVGVVPIVGMGGVGKTTLAQMVYKDEMVDKHFEMKAWVCVSEVFDIVGVTKAILEFVTSKTCEFKALAQVQVELQKALAGKKFLIVLDDVWNKNHGDWSSLKSPFNDGAPGSKVIVTTRNSDVAFTMAGPNKYHSLKELSEDECWLVFAQHAFEGRSMDANQNLVSIGKEIMKKCKGLPLAARTLGGLLRCKLTDDEWKGVLKSKIWELSEEESHILPALRLSYYHLPSHLKKCFAYCSILPKDYEFEEEEIVFLWMAEGLVPKQTGERQMEDLGCEYFHELLSRSFFQRSSSGELFVMHDLINDLAQFFARKTCFRLEEIEKLKESEGDESISKARHSSYSRGYSDGIKKFEAFHKAKNLRTFLPCGSRYQDKSYLTSDVPLRLLPSLKRLRVLSLQRYLIGELSNSIGDLKHVRYLDLSCALVLMLPELIGTLYNLQTLILRDCKNLKNLPANTSDLISLRHLDVTGADSLQEMPPKIGKLKSLQTLSNFIVGNGNGSMITELGSLIHLRGTLSISGLKTVTNAPDARRANLKDKQGLNVLRMEWSNISDNSHNENVESQVLDMLEPHKNLKELSINGYGGFTFPNWIGNSLFSNIVCLKFQNCEKCTSLPPLGQLPSLAKLYIQGMKAVGNVGLEFYGLGPANPFPALEILSFKDMPEWNEWTPFGVEEGAQAFARLSELSIERCPKLSHELPRNLPRLRNLDVKECPVLVVAWIPSPSKLNDVWNTLHFDSLVSLCLKDVSIADSLGSSEVGDQVVLKNSSHSLLNSLTSLEMGNIRGHTCLPSWVFQGLTGIQELFLWRFEELTTLWDDEVRLQNRLPALRCLTIDGCPQLISLFAREEGDNLKSLQELSILHCPRLISFPVLPSTLKELQIYDCDGLVSLPDLTLLNNLEKLCIDCCPSLPYLSSGSGLPPALKKLQVTWCAELNSLIADEGIKINCPSLESIFIYQCECLKTLPDVMQNNNGLKNLSRLVIYGCGNLESLPEGWFPTTNFRYFDIYSCEKLEHLPNHAYNNNRLASVVELSVRGFPAGTGLLSHILDEGTSSNLTNLTKLTIYYFDIGKLCGLHRLYSLRELSLENCDGVSFPEDGMLSFPSSLVVLDIQSFPNLEKLSFKDLEILVSLERLEIRNCPKLTSISELRLPPSLSKLYIGCCPKLASFPEQGLPPSLLCLRIIECPILNRQCEKRKGQYWRFIAHIPEVMIDERFVCDPSS; from the coding sequence ATGGCCGAAATATTCCTTGGTGCTTTCGTTAACGTGCTAGTTGATAGGTTAGCATCCGGCGATCTGTGGAACTTTGCACGTACGGAGCGGATTGGTACTCAGCTGACGAAATGGAGCAGCATGTTGGCACAAGTTCAGGCGGTGGTTGCGGATGCTGAGGAGAAACAAATCACGAATCTGGGTGTTAATTTGTGGCTCTCTGATCTTGAAGACTTGAGTTATGATATGGATGACTTACTGGATGAGTTCGCTACCGAAGCTTTGCGACGGAAGGTGAAGGAAGAGCATCGAGCTAGCACTAGCACGGTACGTGCACTCATACCTAATTGCTGCACAAGTTTTAATCCAAGCATGTTAGTGTCTGATTTTAGAATGAGGTCCGAGATGAACGAGATCAGTACAAGGTTGCAAGACCTTTTTAATCGGAGAATGGGGCTTGGCTTGAAAAACATTGCTGCAGGGTGGTGTGGTCAAGCTTCACAAAGACAACCCACTTCGCCTTTGATAATTGAGCCTTGTTTGTATGGTAGGGATAATGATAAAAATGCGATAATAGAGTTGCTCATGAGTGAACAGTCTGGTGATAACAAAGTTGGTGTAGTCCCGATTGTGGGTATGGGTGGGGTCGGCAAGACCACCCTTGCTCAGATGGTCTATAAAGATGAGATGGTAGACAAGCATTTTGAGATGAAAGCATGGGTCTGTGTATCAGAAGTGTTTGACATTGTTGGAGTGACAAAAGCGATTCTTGAGTTTGTCACTTCCAAGACCTGCGAGTTTAAAGCCTTGGCTCAAGTGCAAGTTGAGCTACAAAAGGCTTTGGCCGGGAAAAAGTTCTTGATTGTTCTTGATGATGTGTGGAACAAAAACCATGGTGACTGGAGTAGTTTAAAGAGTCCTTTCAATGATGGGGCCCCGGGAAGTAAAGTCATTGTAACAACACGCAATAGTGATGTTGCATTTACAATGGCTGGACCCAATAAATATCACTCCCTAAAGGAACTATCCGAGGATGAGTGTTGGTTAGTGTTTGCACAACATGCATTTGAGGGTAGAAGTATGGATGCAAATCAAAATTTGGTTTCAATTGGTAaggaaattatgaaaaaatgtAAAGGTTTGCCTTTGGCAGCTAGGACACTTGGTGGCCTTCTACGGTGCAAGTTGACCGATGATGAATGGAAAGGAgtattaaaaagtaaaatatggGAGTTATCAGAAGAGGAAAGTCACATTCTTCCAGCTTTGAGATTAAGTTACTATCACCTCCCTTCGCATTTGAAGAAGTGTTTTgcatattgttccattttgcCCAAGGATTACGAATTTGAGGAGGAGGAAATAGTTTTCTTGTGGATGGCAGAAGGCTTAGTTCCGAAGCAAACAGGGGAAAGGCAAATGGAAGATCTTGGTTGTGAGTACTTCCATGAATTGTTATCAAGGTCATTTTTTCAACGATCAAGTAGTGGTGAACTATTTGTTATGCATGACCTCATCAATGATTTGGCTCagttttttgcaagaaaaacttGTTTTAGGCTGGAGGAAATTGAAAAGCTGAAAGAGAGTGAAGGAGATGAAAGTATCAGTAAAGCTCGACATTCATCCTACTCACGTGGGTATAGTGATGGCATAAAGAAGTTTGAGGCCTTTCACAAAGCCAAAAATTTGCGAACTTTTTTACCATGTGGGTCTAGATATCAAGATAAGTCCTACTTGACTAGCGATGTTCCCCTTCGTCTGTTACCGAGTCTCAAACGTTTACGTGTGCTTAGTTTGCAAAGATATCTAATAGGTGAACTTTCCAATTCGATTGGGGATTTGAAGCATGTGAGGTACCTTGACCTTTCATGTGCCTTGGTTTTAATGTTACCAGAATTAATAGGCACTCTTTACAACCTACAAACgctaattttgagagattgtaaAAATCTTAAGAATTTGCCTGCAAACACTAGCGACTTGATTAGTTTGCGTCATCTCGATGTTACTGGTGCAGATTCCTTGCAAGAAATGCCaccaaaaattggaaaattgaaAAGTCTCCAAACTTTATCAAACTTCATTGTTGGCAATGGCAACGGGTCCATGATAACTGAGCTGGGCAGCTTGATTCATCTTAGAGGGACACTTAGCATATCAGGGTTGAAGACTGTGACAAATGCTCCAGATGCGAGGAGGGCCAACTTGAAGGATAAACAAGGTTTAAATGTGCTAAGGATGGAGTGGAGTAACATCTCGGATAATTCTCACAATGAAAATGTTGAATCACAAGTGCTTGATATGCTAGAGCCTCACAAGAACTTAAAAGAGCTTTCCATTAATGGTTACGGTGGCTTCACATTCCCAAATTGGATTGGGAATTCTTTGTTCTCCAACATTGTCTGCTTGAAGTTCCAAAATTGTGAAAAATGCACTTCCTTGCCACCTTTGGGGCAGTTACCCTCGCTTGCAAAACTCTACATTCAAGGAATGAAGGCAGTAGGTAATGTTGGACTTGAGTTTTATGGCTTGGGTCCCGCAAATCCTTTCCCAGCTCTGGAGATTTTATCCTTCAAAGACATGCCCGAATGGAATGAGTGGACTCCTTTTGGAGTCGAGGAGGGAGCTCAAGCATTTGCTCGCCTATCAGAGCTCTCCATTGAAAGATGTCCCAAGCTTTCGCACGAGTTGCCAAGAAATCTTCCTCGGCTGAGAAATCTGGATGTGAAGGAGTGCCCGGTGTTGGTGGTTGCATGGATCCCAAGCCCTTCAAAGCTGAATGATGTGTGGAATACGCTTCACTTTGACTCACTCGTGTCCTTGTGTctaaaagatgtttcgattgcCGACTCATTGGGTAGTTCAGAAGTTGGTGATCAAGTAGTGCTCAAAAACTCAAGCCATAGCCTCTTGAACTCGCTGACTTCCCTCGAAATGGGAAATATTCGGGGTCACACATGCCTACCCAGTTGGGTTTTTCAAGGGCTGACGGGAATCCAAGAGTTATTTCTCTGGCGTTTCGAAGAACTCACAACATTGTGGGACGACGAGGTGAGACTACAAAACCGTCTCCCTGCCCTCCGATGTCTCACTATTGATGGTTGCCCCCAACTTATTTCCTTGTTTGCAAGAGAAGAAGGAGATAACCTCAAATCTCTTCAAGAGCTTTCCATCTTACACTGTCCACGCCTCATCTCTTTCCCTGTCTTGCCGTCTACGCTGAAAGAGCTGCAGATTTATGACTGTGATGGGCTGGTGTCCCTACCTGATTTGACGTTGCTGAATAATCTTGAGAAGCTGTGTATTGATTGCTGTCCATCCCTGCCGTACTTAAGTTCCGGAAGTGGGCTCCCGCCCGCTCTCAAAAAACTGCAGGTTACTTGGTGTGCAGAACTAAATTCGCTAATAGCAGATGAGGGGATTAAGATCAATTGTCCGTCTCTTGAATCTATTTTTATCTATCAGTGTGAGTGCCTCAAAACCCTACCAGATGTCATGCAAAATAATAATGGTCTCAAGAATCTCAGTCGACTGGTGATATATGGGTGTGGTAATCTGGAGTCCCTTCCGGAAGGATGGTTTCCCACAACCAATTTCAGGTATTTTGATATCTATAGCTGCGAGAAACTCGAGCACCTTCCAAACCACGCGTACAACAACAACCGCCTCGCTTCTGTTGTAGAGCTGTCCGTACGTGGTTTTCCTGCGGGTACAGGACTCCTCTCCCACATTCTGGATGAAGGAACTTCCTCCAACTTAACCAACCTCACTAAACTTACCATCTACTATTTTGACATCGGTAAGCTGTGTGGCTTGCACCGATTGTACTCTCTCAGAGAACTCTCCCTTGAGAATTGTGATGGGGTGAGCTTTCCAGAAGATGGGATGTTGTCGTTTCCCTCCTCTCTGGTCGTTCTGGACATCCAGAGCTTCCCAAATCTGGAGAAGCTATCTTTCAAGGACTTGGAAATTCTAGTCTCTCTTGAACGACTTGAAATCAGAAACTGCCCCAAGCTCACGTCCATTTCAGAGCTAAGACTGCCTCCCTCGCTTTCGAAATTGTACATCGGTTGCTGCCCCAAGCTCGCATCGTTTCCGGAGCAAGGGCTGCCTCCCTCGCTTTTGTGTTTGCGGATCATAGAATGTCCGATACTGAATCGACAATGTGAAAAGAGGAAAGGCCAATATTGGCGCTTCATTGCACACATTCCTGAAGTCATGATTGACGAAAGATTCGTGTGTGACCCAAGCAGCTAA